The following coding sequences are from one Candidatus Nitrohelix vancouverensis window:
- a CDS encoding GGDEF domain-containing protein produces the protein MHIPAIKFTPLTMDALKNKIVLLLTENSQDINALHNELQELEKSDGEEVYQKLLEIFLNKFFPSLTDCKQHWLNIVDHAEALRLELGRRVSPATAAADYFTFSHNGFKSPKLIELNDYEQMTRHTYQDCLTHLYNRRYFDHALDSEIHRAKRHGLEFSLLFIDLDKFKRINDTYGHSVGDLVLKTVSETILNLKRQEDLAARYGGEELVLILPQTSKEQSYTVAERLREKIEKTTLQHEDNSLSITMSGGIAHYPSDARKSHELIQLADEAVYRAKKNGRNQIVMYSIETANQ, from the coding sequence ATGCACATTCCTGCAATCAAGTTCACACCGTTGACTATGGACGCGCTAAAAAATAAAATTGTTCTGCTCCTCACTGAAAATTCGCAGGATATCAATGCGCTTCACAACGAACTTCAAGAGTTGGAGAAATCGGATGGGGAGGAAGTTTATCAAAAACTCCTTGAAATTTTTCTCAACAAATTCTTTCCCTCCCTCACGGACTGCAAACAACATTGGCTGAACATTGTCGACCATGCGGAAGCCTTGCGCCTTGAGCTGGGAAGGCGCGTCAGTCCGGCGACAGCGGCGGCTGATTATTTTACTTTCTCACACAACGGCTTCAAAAGTCCCAAACTGATCGAACTGAACGATTACGAACAGATGACCCGGCACACCTATCAGGATTGCCTCACCCATCTGTACAATCGTCGCTATTTTGACCACGCTCTGGATTCCGAAATCCACCGGGCCAAACGACACGGCCTGGAATTTTCACTGCTCTTCATCGACCTCGATAAATTCAAACGGATCAACGACACCTACGGACACTCCGTCGGCGACCTGGTTTTGAAAACGGTTTCGGAAACAATTTTGAACCTGAAACGGCAGGAAGATCTCGCCGCGCGCTACGGCGGCGAAGAACTCGTCCTCATTCTTCCGCAAACCAGCAAGGAGCAAAGTTACACCGTCGCTGAACGCCTGCGCGAAAAAATAGAAAAGACCACGCTCCAGCACGAGGACAATAGTTTGAGCATAACAATGAGCGGAGGCATCGCGCACTATCCCTCGGACGCGAGAAAATCGCATGAACTAATCCAACTGGCGGATGAAGCGGTGTATCGCGCCAAGAAAAACGGACGCAATCAGATCGTCATGTACTCCATCGAGACCGCCAACCAATAG
- a CDS encoding radical SAM protein: MRILLLRPAAGGNVSMARSVPLGLLAIGSVLKREGHEVKILDLRVSDTPDDDLKRTMSELDPEVVGIGIMTIESKYGFIGAEKVKALKPDTTVIFGGPHCAHDPQYILNDPHVDYMVCGEGDVTIVELIKALEAKEDISSVAGIAYEKDGEYIKTVDRPVIRDLDWLVQEYDMLEIEKYFDFRCSMDFFPAYRHRHFLPIVTSRGCPFKCTYCHDIFSKTMHYRSPEVVIDEMEFLMKTYGVKEFHIVDDMFNLNMKRAKEVMQMIIDRGLKVHISFTNGLRADFFDDELIEVMVKAGVYRMALGVESGSQRIQDMIKKDLDIGIVEGVVKKLTRAKISVHGLFMLGFPSETREEMHETIDFACRSGFTTANFSLVIPNPGTELRETFISEKEKANQEFSQYSTDHVSNNASKVSAEELLEIKREAHRRFYFSTRRARQVWRTMEFKWLMRSALKTPFALLWRNAIAPTNSPTNG, from the coding sequence ATGCGAATTTTATTGCTGAGACCCGCCGCCGGAGGAAACGTTTCGATGGCTCGTTCTGTGCCGTTGGGACTGCTGGCGATCGGCTCCGTTCTCAAACGAGAAGGGCACGAAGTCAAAATTCTGGATTTGAGGGTATCGGACACGCCAGACGACGATCTGAAGCGGACCATGAGCGAACTGGACCCCGAAGTCGTGGGCATCGGCATCATGACCATAGAAAGCAAATACGGGTTCATCGGCGCGGAGAAAGTCAAAGCGCTCAAACCGGACACGACCGTTATTTTCGGCGGCCCGCATTGCGCGCATGACCCGCAATACATTCTCAACGACCCGCATGTCGATTACATGGTTTGCGGCGAAGGCGATGTGACCATCGTCGAACTGATCAAGGCTCTGGAGGCTAAGGAAGATATCAGCTCCGTTGCCGGCATCGCATACGAGAAAGACGGCGAGTACATCAAAACCGTCGACCGTCCTGTGATTCGCGATCTCGACTGGCTGGTGCAGGAATACGACATGCTGGAGATTGAGAAGTATTTTGATTTTCGTTGTTCGATGGATTTTTTTCCAGCCTACCGGCATCGGCATTTTCTGCCCATCGTGACGTCCAGAGGTTGCCCGTTCAAATGCACCTACTGTCATGATATTTTCTCGAAGACCATGCATTACCGTTCGCCCGAAGTGGTGATCGACGAAATGGAATTTTTGATGAAGACCTACGGCGTCAAGGAATTCCATATCGTGGACGACATGTTCAACCTGAACATGAAGCGGGCGAAGGAAGTGATGCAGATGATCATCGACCGCGGATTGAAAGTGCATATCAGCTTCACCAACGGCTTGCGCGCCGATTTCTTCGACGACGAGTTGATCGAGGTGATGGTGAAAGCGGGCGTGTACCGCATGGCGCTGGGCGTGGAGTCTGGCTCCCAGCGAATTCAGGACATGATCAAAAAGGATCTGGATATTGGCATTGTTGAAGGCGTCGTGAAGAAACTGACCCGCGCAAAAATCAGCGTGCACGGTTTGTTCATGCTCGGTTTTCCCAGCGAGACCCGCGAGGAAATGCACGAGACGATCGACTTTGCCTGCCGTTCAGGGTTCACCACGGCCAATTTTTCGCTGGTCATTCCCAATCCGGGAACCGAGTTGCGCGAGACCTTCATTTCCGAAAAGGAAAAAGCCAATCAGGAATTTTCACAATATTCGACCGACCATGTGAGCAACAACGCCAGCAAAGTGAGCGCCGAAGAGTTGCTCGAAATCAAACGCGAAGCGCACCGTCGTTTCTACTTCAGCACGCGCCGGGCGCGACAGGTCTGGCGCACCATGGAATTCAAATGGTTGATGCGGTCCGCGCTGAAAACGCCGTTCGCCCTGCTTTGGAGAAACGCCATCGCGCCGACCAATTCCCCGACAAACGGGTAG
- a CDS encoding glycosyltransferase: MTVDVSFVIPVYNEKSVLDELYSRLRAVAQGLERSFEIIFVDDGSDDGSSERLCEFQAQDESVRVVKFTRNFGQQAAVLAGFHHSRGNVIVQLDSDLQNPPEEIPKLLDAMTDEIDLVVTLPRKRRDAWSRIAGSFCLKWLSQKLFGKSFKLNLSSFRALRPSVVQKIDQCKDKSKFMAVLMSWLGVPTAEIEVEHHARHSGTTKYDYTALFKLAWDIITGYSNFPLRFVTYLGVVGALTGFALMLFLVYQRVVRGILVDGFVVLAAVFAFLAGTQLLSVGILGEYLGRVHLKVQDRPDYIVDKVIE, encoded by the coding sequence ATGACTGTTGACGTTTCGTTCGTCATTCCTGTTTACAACGAAAAATCGGTGTTGGATGAGTTGTACTCCCGACTCCGGGCGGTGGCTCAGGGCTTGGAACGATCCTTCGAAATCATTTTTGTTGATGATGGGAGCGACGACGGTTCGAGCGAAAGGCTTTGCGAATTTCAGGCGCAGGACGAGTCGGTTCGGGTGGTGAAATTCACGCGCAATTTTGGACAGCAGGCCGCCGTGCTGGCGGGCTTCCATCACAGTCGCGGCAATGTGATCGTCCAACTCGATTCCGACCTGCAAAATCCCCCTGAAGAAATTCCAAAATTACTCGATGCGATGACGGACGAGATCGACCTCGTGGTCACTCTGCCGCGCAAACGTCGCGACGCCTGGTCCCGCATCGCCGGATCGTTTTGCTTGAAATGGCTGTCCCAGAAGCTGTTCGGTAAATCGTTCAAATTGAATCTCAGTTCCTTTCGCGCCTTGCGCCCGAGCGTGGTTCAAAAGATCGACCAGTGCAAGGACAAGTCCAAATTCATGGCGGTGCTGATGAGCTGGCTGGGCGTGCCGACGGCTGAAATCGAAGTGGAACACCATGCGCGCCATAGCGGAACGACGAAATACGATTACACGGCGCTGTTCAAACTGGCCTGGGACATCATCACCGGCTACTCCAATTTTCCCCTGCGCTTCGTGACCTATCTCGGCGTGGTGGGCGCGCTCACAGGATTCGCCTTGATGTTGTTTCTGGTGTATCAGCGCGTGGTGCGCGGCATTCTGGTGGACGGTTTTGTGGTGCTGGCGGCGGTCTTCGCGTTTCTGGCGGGCACCCAGCTGTTGTCCGTCGGCATCCTTGGCGAATACCTCGGCCGCGTGCATTTGAAAGTTCAGGATCGACCCGACTATATCGTGGATAAGGTGATCGAATGA
- a CDS encoding NAD(P)-dependent oxidoreductase, with product MILITGNLGYIGQRMTRFFQKQGHEVSGIDSQLYRGCDFSNGAPPLTKQLIKDVRDVTAADLKGAQTVIHLAALSTDYLGEMNPALTYDINETASVKLAELSREAGVERYIFSSSCSLYGVADNARPIDEAGKLNPLTAYAKAKANAEEQIVRLANDDFHPVLMRNATVYGVSPAIRLDLVVNVMVACAMLKNEVTIFGDGEHWRPLVHVEDLCRAFQAVHEAPVEAIHNQAFNVGVPDENYQVKDIALRVKEALPEQDVAMMFTPGEGGRTYRVDCSKLGAVIPSYQPQWNLDSGIQELIAAYREKGLSLQGFESDKFFRIKRIKSLMQEQVLNEDLRFSS from the coding sequence ATGATCTTAATAACGGGCAACCTGGGTTACATCGGTCAGCGCATGACTCGATTTTTTCAAAAGCAGGGTCATGAAGTCTCTGGAATAGATTCTCAATTGTATCGCGGTTGCGATTTCAGCAACGGCGCGCCGCCGCTCACGAAACAATTGATCAAGGATGTGCGCGACGTAACGGCGGCTGATCTGAAAGGCGCGCAGACGGTGATCCATCTGGCCGCCCTGTCGACTGATTATCTGGGCGAAATGAACCCGGCCCTGACCTACGATATCAACGAAACCGCGTCCGTCAAGCTGGCGGAGTTGTCGCGCGAGGCGGGCGTCGAACGTTATATTTTCTCATCCTCCTGTAGCCTGTACGGCGTGGCGGACAACGCTCGTCCCATCGACGAAGCGGGAAAGTTGAATCCCCTCACCGCCTACGCGAAAGCCAAGGCGAATGCAGAGGAGCAGATTGTGCGGCTCGCCAACGATGACTTTCATCCTGTGCTCATGCGCAACGCGACGGTCTACGGCGTGTCGCCGGCGATCCGGCTCGATCTGGTGGTCAACGTCATGGTGGCCTGCGCGATGCTGAAGAATGAAGTGACGATTTTCGGCGACGGCGAGCATTGGCGCCCGCTCGTGCATGTCGAGGATTTGTGCCGCGCGTTTCAGGCGGTGCATGAGGCGCCGGTCGAGGCGATTCACAATCAGGCCTTCAACGTGGGCGTTCCCGACGAAAACTATCAGGTGAAGGACATCGCGCTTCGCGTTAAAGAAGCCTTGCCGGAACAGGACGTGGCGATGATGTTCACTCCCGGAGAAGGCGGTCGCACCTATCGCGTCGACTGCTCGAAGCTGGGCGCTGTCATTCCCTCCTATCAACCGCAATGGAATCTGGATTCGGGCATACAGGAATTGATCGCGGCTTATCGAGAGAAGGGATTGAGTCTGCAAGGTTTCGAGTCGGACAAGTTTTTTCGCATCAAGCGCATTAAATCTCTGATGCAGGAGCAGGTGTTGAACGAGGACCTCCGGTTCAGTTCCTGA
- the elbB gene encoding isoprenoid biosynthesis glyoxalase ElbB, with the protein MKKKIGVILSGCGVYDGSEVHEAVITLLAIERGGAEAVCMAPEMDQMHVINHMTGEEMPGEKRNVRIEAARIARGPVRDIAGVSADEIDALFIPGGFGAAKNLSDFAVNGENCQVNPDVARLIREFREKNKPQGAVCIAPAIVARAFSGGAVHPTLTIGNDKGVGGKIESMGGKHQDCAVQDYVIDEENKIVSAPAYMLGQNIAEVADGIEKAVAQLLKML; encoded by the coding sequence ATGAAAAAGAAAATTGGAGTTATCTTGTCAGGTTGCGGCGTTTACGACGGCTCGGAAGTTCACGAGGCCGTCATCACCTTGCTGGCGATAGAGCGCGGCGGCGCGGAAGCGGTGTGCATGGCGCCTGAGATGGACCAGATGCATGTGATCAATCATATGACCGGCGAGGAAATGCCGGGCGAAAAAAGAAATGTGAGAATCGAAGCGGCGCGCATCGCGCGCGGTCCGGTTCGCGATATTGCCGGCGTGAGCGCGGACGAGATCGACGCGCTCTTCATCCCCGGCGGTTTTGGCGCGGCGAAGAACCTGAGCGATTTTGCGGTGAACGGAGAGAACTGTCAGGTGAATCCCGATGTGGCGCGTTTGATCCGCGAATTTCGCGAGAAAAACAAGCCTCAGGGCGCAGTGTGTATTGCTCCGGCGATCGTGGCGCGCGCCTTTTCAGGCGGCGCGGTGCATCCGACGCTGACCATTGGAAACGATAAGGGCGTCGGCGGCAAAATCGAATCGATGGGCGGCAAGCATCAGGATTGCGCGGTGCAGGATTATGTGATCGACGAGGAAAACAAAATCGTTTCGGCTCCGGCTTATATGCTGGGCCAGAATATCGCTGAAGTGGCGGACGGTATTGAAAAAGCCGTGGCCCAATTGCTGAAAATGTTATGA
- a CDS encoding radical SAM protein — protein sequence MPVKALTSLIIEPTNTCNLRCSFCFVTEGMEREGGFMDLELFKKVIDDCPDLEHLCMHNWGEPLLNKQLFDMFDYASAAGVQHIVMNTNGTLLTEAMIERLISSPLTILRFSIDGSPETYQRVRGVELAKIEKNIKRLKEVRDQRGKDLELGVVFTVEEETQEDADAYIAHWEAIVDHVRLQPKLIQSPRKEPCPEPFGKDYGKLVVLWDGRVIPCCVDYNATLTLGNAHNDNVNALWRGSAIEQLRREHETLNFPRVCENCNECETAKTDKRFFWLDSVPTPPAS from the coding sequence ATACCCGTTAAAGCGCTGACCTCTCTCATCATTGAACCGACCAATACCTGCAATTTGCGTTGCTCCTTCTGCTTTGTCACGGAAGGCATGGAACGCGAAGGCGGTTTCATGGACCTCGAGCTTTTCAAGAAGGTGATCGACGATTGCCCCGATCTGGAGCATTTGTGCATGCACAACTGGGGCGAACCGTTGCTGAACAAACAATTGTTCGACATGTTCGACTACGCCTCCGCCGCAGGCGTTCAGCACATTGTCATGAACACCAACGGCACGCTGTTGACCGAAGCCATGATCGAGCGTTTGATCTCCAGTCCCTTAACGATCCTGCGTTTTTCCATCGACGGATCGCCGGAAACTTACCAGCGTGTGCGCGGCGTCGAGCTGGCGAAGATCGAAAAAAACATCAAGCGATTGAAAGAAGTGCGCGACCAGCGCGGCAAGGATCTGGAACTGGGCGTGGTGTTCACCGTTGAAGAAGAGACACAGGAAGACGCCGACGCCTACATCGCGCACTGGGAGGCGATTGTCGATCATGTTCGCCTGCAACCGAAACTGATTCAAAGTCCGCGCAAGGAACCCTGCCCGGAACCCTTCGGCAAGGACTACGGCAAGCTCGTCGTGTTGTGGGACGGGCGCGTCATCCCCTGTTGCGTGGACTACAACGCGACGCTCACGCTGGGCAACGCGCACAACGACAACGTCAACGCCTTGTGGCGCGGCTCTGCGATCGAGCAGTTGCGGCGCGAACATGAGACTCTGAATTTTCCCCGCGTTTGTGAAAATTGCAACGAGTGCGAAACGGCGAAGACAGACAAGCGTTTTTTCTGGCTGGATTCTGTTCCGACGCCTCCAGCCTCCTGA
- a CDS encoding radical SAM protein, producing the protein MRFSPRYAFPPLHAYFEVTYRCNLRCDMCHYLEIIEDTESNRKYKEERSAEQVCRTIDALPRLAAITFTGGEAIMKHDFQEIFDHACRKNKVHIITNGTLLTDTVIKNLLQNRLKSIWGSGLFFIGVSLEGGEALHDEITQVPGSYRKTLRGLEALIRERNALNSRFPKVHITCVIGNNNVRDLVPLYEYAESLGVEVCNFVLNNTATYWHGKDYDQDDHLSQPTAPVEPIEPQLLREQLDLLEAKSRGFNCQLRFSPNDITPEEIVRYYSNESSYKDYRCHISWSKVAFSAYGDVHSCPHYRLGSFDDGPRGYLWNEERSKKFRERVMKEKIFPGCLGCCQSEYVGPGK; encoded by the coding sequence ATGCGCTTCAGTCCGCGTTACGCCTTTCCGCCCCTACACGCTTATTTTGAAGTGACTTACCGCTGTAATCTGCGTTGCGATATGTGCCATTATCTGGAAATCATCGAAGACACCGAATCGAACCGAAAATATAAGGAAGAACGCAGCGCCGAGCAGGTCTGTCGCACCATTGACGCCCTGCCGCGACTGGCGGCGATCACCTTCACCGGCGGCGAAGCCATCATGAAGCATGATTTTCAGGAAATATTCGATCATGCCTGTCGAAAAAACAAGGTTCATATCATCACGAACGGGACCTTATTGACCGATACGGTTATTAAGAATCTGTTGCAGAACCGCTTGAAGTCGATCTGGGGATCGGGATTGTTTTTCATCGGCGTATCACTGGAAGGGGGGGAAGCTCTTCACGATGAAATCACCCAGGTTCCCGGCTCGTATCGCAAGACCCTGCGCGGTCTGGAAGCCTTGATTCGAGAGCGAAACGCCTTGAATTCCCGCTTCCCCAAAGTCCACATCACCTGCGTGATTGGCAACAACAATGTGCGCGATCTGGTTCCGCTCTACGAGTATGCGGAATCGCTGGGGGTGGAGGTCTGCAATTTTGTTTTGAACAACACGGCGACCTACTGGCATGGCAAGGATTACGATCAGGACGACCATTTGTCGCAACCAACCGCGCCGGTGGAGCCGATAGAGCCGCAATTGCTCAGGGAGCAACTGGATTTACTGGAAGCGAAGAGTCGGGGATTCAACTGTCAGTTGCGCTTTTCGCCCAACGACATCACCCCGGAAGAGATCGTTCGCTATTACTCGAACGAAAGCTCTTACAAGGATTATCGATGCCATATTTCATGGAGCAAGGTGGCCTTTTCCGCTTACGGCGATGTGCACAGTTGCCCGCATTATCGACTTGGGTCTTTTGACGATGGGCCGCGCGGCTATTTATGGAACGAAGAGCGTTCCAAGAAATTTCGCGAGCGGGTGATGAAGGAAAAAATTTTTCCGGGCTGTCTGGGTTGTTGCCAGTCCGAATATGTGGGGCCGGGAAAATGA
- a CDS encoding WbqC family protein, whose protein sequence is MKLAILQPSYLPWLGFFDQMARVDRFVFLDDVQFTRRDWRNRNKIRTPQGWAWLSIPVLQKNQFRQSLKDTRIDSSAPWARKHREAIRLNYCRAPYFDLYFPQLESIYNKDFRFLVDACYAGIELMAEALGIGVETLRASQIDAPGMKADRILALCNRLNADHYLSGDAAQNYLLAEAFEQRGIALEFQGYQHPEYPQRFPGFVPYLSTLDLLFNCGESSLSILKQGSGGLS, encoded by the coding sequence ATGAAGCTTGCGATCTTACAACCTTCGTATCTTCCCTGGCTGGGCTTCTTTGATCAGATGGCCCGCGTCGACCGTTTTGTGTTTCTGGACGACGTCCAGTTCACGCGTCGGGACTGGAGAAATCGTAACAAGATTCGCACGCCGCAAGGCTGGGCCTGGCTCAGCATTCCCGTTCTGCAGAAAAATCAATTCAGGCAATCGCTGAAGGACACCCGTATCGACTCTTCAGCGCCCTGGGCGCGCAAACATCGAGAAGCCATTCGCCTGAATTATTGCCGCGCGCCCTATTTTGACCTTTATTTTCCGCAATTGGAGTCGATATATAATAAAGACTTCCGCTTTCTGGTCGATGCCTGCTACGCTGGCATTGAACTCATGGCGGAGGCCCTGGGGATTGGCGTTGAAACGCTTCGGGCGTCGCAGATCGACGCGCCGGGCATGAAGGCGGATCGCATCCTTGCCCTTTGCAATCGCTTGAACGCGGATCATTATCTCAGCGGCGACGCGGCGCAGAATTATCTGCTCGCAGAGGCCTTCGAGCAACGCGGAATCGCGCTGGAGTTTCAGGGCTATCAGCACCCGGAATATCCGCAACGTTTTCCCGGTTTTGTGCCGTATCTTTCGACGCTTGATCTTCTGTTCAATTGCGGGGAAAGCAGTTTGTCCATTCTAAAACAAGGGAGCGGCGGCCTTTCATAA
- a CDS encoding class I SAM-dependent methyltransferase: METYSEQSESLPKRILHENREVHALEGPLYLSRHPEQTNFYQSKILKRTVDRVCSELGRPGGTILDAGCGTGYLFLELLRRGFSVTGVDLSDAMLKALEAQLLDSERSRARLQAQDIESFLTTDSAQYDVVTASALLHHLYDPSDVLARLSERVKPGGLLLIFFEPLKQAIASPWRYRLHRMLTHAHESVYRMEMALRGISLFEEKYELADYQRKFGGIDPYEMAELLKAKDWNILEIEKYCSRRYGLAAWIANRWLKSENTFNLLARK; encoded by the coding sequence TTGGAAACTTATTCAGAACAGTCCGAATCCCTTCCAAAGCGGATTCTCCATGAGAACCGCGAGGTGCACGCGCTCGAAGGCCCCTTGTATCTCTCCCGCCACCCGGAACAAACCAATTTTTATCAGAGCAAAATTTTAAAAAGGACCGTGGATCGTGTGTGCTCCGAGCTGGGACGTCCCGGCGGGACCATTCTCGATGCCGGTTGCGGCACGGGTTACCTGTTTCTGGAATTGTTGCGACGCGGTTTTTCGGTGACTGGCGTGGATCTTTCCGACGCCATGCTGAAGGCTTTGGAGGCCCAACTCTTGGACTCTGAAAGAAGCCGGGCGCGTTTACAGGCTCAGGATATCGAAAGTTTTCTGACTACAGATTCCGCGCAATACGATGTGGTCACGGCATCGGCCTTACTGCATCATCTCTACGACCCGTCCGACGTATTGGCGCGTTTGTCCGAGCGGGTGAAGCCCGGCGGACTGTTGTTGATTTTCTTTGAACCCTTGAAGCAGGCGATTGCGTCGCCCTGGCGTTATCGTTTGCATCGCATGCTCACTCACGCGCACGAGTCGGTTTATCGCATGGAGATGGCTCTTCGCGGTATCTCCCTGTTTGAAGAAAAGTATGAGCTGGCGGATTATCAGCGCAAGTTCGGCGGCATCGATCCTTATGAAATGGCGGAATTGCTTAAAGCGAAGGATTGGAACATTCTGGAAATTGAAAAATATTGTTCGCGTCGTTATGGCTTGGCGGCCTGGATTGCCAACCGATGGCTGAAATCCGAGAACACTTTCAATTTGCTGGCGCGAAAATAA